The Syntrophales bacterium region TACAAACTCATAGGTGGTAAATCTTTTTTCACAGGCAAGACACTCCCTTCTCCTCCGGATAGCGTTACCATCCTTGCTTATTCGAGAATCAATAACCCTGTTTTCTGCATTTGCGCAAAAAGGACACTTCATATTTCTGATACCTTGATGCCAGCCTCCTTCAACATCTCCCCCGCCAGCTTATCACGATAACCTTCCCGGTAAACAATACCGATTATGCCTGCATTTATTATCATCTTTGAACATATTATACAGGGGTGATTTGTGCAGTAAATTACAGCGTTTTTAGTGCTCACTCCATGAAGGGCGGCCTGAATAATTGCATTCTGTTCCGCATGTAATCCCCGGCAAAGTTCATGTCGTTCGCCGGAAGGAACGTCCAACTGTTCCCGTAAACAACCTGTATCCACGCAATGGCGAATCCCTGTCGGCACACCATTGTACCCTGAAGCAAGTATCCTTTTATCTTTTACTAAAACGGCCCCTACGTGGCGCCTCAAACATGTAGAACGCCTTGACACAAGTTCCACTATGTCCATAAAATATTCATTCCAACCCGGCCGTTCAAATCCGGTTCCGGGTTCCGAGTTCAGGGTTCCGAGTTTTGAGTTCCGA contains the following coding sequences:
- a CDS encoding cytidine/deoxycytidylate deaminase family protein, translating into MNIKPETRNSKLGTLNSEPGTGFERPGWNEYFMDIVELVSRRSTCLRRHVGAVLVKDKRILASGYNGVPTGIRHCVDTGCLREQLDVPSGERHELCRGLHAEQNAIIQAALHGVSTKNAVIYCTNHPCIICSKMIINAGIIGIVYREGYRDKLAGEMLKEAGIKVSEI